In a single window of the Pedococcus dokdonensis genome:
- a CDS encoding MFS transporter gives MTPRSAPPSALPPRVVRGYALGSVATGAFGTVPGLLLLPYLTDRLGVAAGLAGAIVFLPKAWDVVLNPVAGRISDHTVSPSGPRRPFLLRGGVALALAFAVLFAGPASPQGVSATWVVVAFLACATAYAFFQVPYVAMPAEMTDDYGERTRLMIWRVAVLALAILVSGASAPAIRDAVGPAQGYRVMGLVVAALILVGVLGAWRGTAAAPTRVVPASAGGLAAQLRIVAAAKDFRMLLGTFVLQALATGAMLAGVDYVARHVLGRPGASTVLFVCFVGPALLVTPVWQRVGAVRGKRWGYAAASVLLAAGALALVAARSLPLVLVYLAVAVVGVGYAGAQVFPLAMLPDVAAVDAARSGANRIGVFTGVWTAGETLGLALGPGLYAVVLAVGGYVSSTDSTAVQPDSAVTAIGIGFSVVPAALVAVSLLLLARYRLDEAAVSGAAVPTHEEV, from the coding sequence GTGACGCCGCGATCCGCGCCGCCGTCGGCGCTGCCACCACGCGTGGTGCGCGGCTACGCGCTCGGGTCGGTCGCCACGGGCGCGTTCGGCACCGTGCCGGGGCTTTTGTTGCTGCCCTACCTCACCGACCGGCTCGGGGTGGCCGCCGGGCTCGCGGGCGCGATCGTGTTCCTGCCCAAGGCCTGGGACGTCGTCCTCAACCCGGTCGCCGGCCGGATCAGCGACCACACGGTCTCACCGTCGGGCCCACGCCGACCGTTCCTCCTGCGCGGCGGGGTCGCCCTCGCGCTCGCCTTCGCGGTGCTCTTCGCCGGACCTGCCTCGCCGCAGGGGGTGTCCGCCACGTGGGTCGTCGTCGCGTTCCTCGCCTGCGCGACGGCCTACGCGTTCTTCCAGGTGCCCTATGTCGCGATGCCGGCCGAGATGACCGACGACTATGGCGAGCGCACCCGGCTGATGATCTGGCGGGTGGCGGTCCTGGCGCTCGCGATCCTCGTCAGCGGGGCGTCGGCCCCGGCGATCCGCGACGCGGTCGGGCCCGCCCAGGGCTACCGCGTGATGGGCCTCGTCGTCGCCGCGCTCATCCTCGTCGGGGTGCTCGGGGCGTGGCGGGGCACCGCAGCGGCTCCCACTCGTGTCGTGCCGGCGTCCGCGGGCGGCTTGGCTGCTCAGCTGCGGATCGTGGCTGCTGCCAAGGACTTCCGCATGCTGCTCGGCACGTTCGTGCTCCAGGCGCTGGCGACCGGGGCGATGCTCGCGGGCGTCGACTACGTCGCCCGCCACGTCCTCGGGCGGCCCGGCGCCTCGACCGTCCTGTTCGTCTGCTTCGTGGGCCCTGCGCTGCTCGTGACGCCCGTGTGGCAGCGGGTGGGCGCCGTCCGCGGCAAGCGCTGGGGGTATGCCGCCGCGTCCGTCCTGCTCGCGGCTGGCGCCCTGGCACTGGTGGCCGCCCGGTCGCTGCCGCTCGTCCTCGTCTACCTCGCCGTCGCGGTGGTGGGTGTGGGTTACGCGGGTGCGCAGGTCTTCCCGCTGGCCATGCTGCCCGACGTCGCCGCGGTCGACGCCGCCCGCTCCGGCGCGAACCGGATCGGTGTCTTCACCGGCGTCTGGACCGCGGGCGAGACGCTCGGGCTGGCCCTCGGCCCCGGCCTGTATGCCGTGGTGCTCGCCGTGGGTGGCTACGTCTCCTCGACGGATTCGACTGCAGTGCAGCCGGACTCGGCGGTCACTGCGATCGGGATCGGCTTCTCCGTGGTGCCGGCGGCCCTCGTGGCGGTGAGCCTGCTCCTCCTGGCTCGCTACCGTCTCGACGAGGCAGCGGTGTCCGGTGCCGCCGTCCCCACGCACGAGGAGGTCTGA
- a CDS encoding MFS transporter produces the protein MTTTLEATRDGEPTAYPPVETGHRTEPGTPPADPTETQAVARGALPVGKARTIALLSLFLASTMELLDTTIVNVALPTIESGLGASAAQLQWMVAAYPLAFAVGLITGSRLGDLWGRKRVFLGGLVGFTLMSAACGFAPHAEALVGFRALQGMAAAAMIPQVLSSLQVMYAPHERAKAMGLFTGLAGLSAVLGPVIGALLTEADLGGLGWRSIFLVNVPFGALAIIAAVRWVPESVAAQRPRIDLRAVAVLAAGLLAVLYPLTMGRELGWPAWVYAAMAAGVVVLGLFARSQVRSERVGREPLVALGLYRGRGFAAGSAMNSLLFMAMASYFLCQTIYLQAGLGWSVLKAGLAGVPFALTTTVFAGVGVAVLAPRIGRRVLQIGALTWAAGAVVLGVAVHGADASTSVWTFLPGFVVAGAGFGLMVSPIGVFTLADVPVDKAGSASGLFSTTGQLSGAAGVAVLGSLFFSVVDGHQSPVPVEMFRPAMEVALAVLVGLMLVAAVVARQLPAMPSQPTDH, from the coding sequence ATGACCACCACACTCGAGGCCACCCGCGACGGGGAGCCGACGGCATACCCACCGGTCGAGACCGGACACCGCACCGAGCCGGGCACGCCGCCGGCCGACCCGACGGAGACGCAGGCCGTCGCGCGCGGCGCGCTGCCGGTCGGCAAGGCGCGGACGATCGCGCTGCTCAGCCTGTTCCTCGCGTCGACGATGGAGCTGCTCGACACGACCATCGTCAACGTCGCGCTCCCGACCATCGAGTCCGGGCTCGGGGCCAGCGCCGCGCAGCTGCAGTGGATGGTGGCGGCCTACCCGTTGGCGTTCGCGGTCGGCCTGATCACCGGCTCGCGGCTCGGTGACCTCTGGGGTCGCAAGCGGGTCTTCCTCGGTGGCCTGGTGGGCTTCACGCTCATGTCGGCTGCCTGCGGGTTCGCGCCGCACGCCGAGGCGCTGGTCGGGTTCCGCGCGCTGCAGGGGATGGCCGCGGCGGCGATGATCCCGCAGGTGCTGTCGAGCCTGCAGGTGATGTACGCACCGCACGAGCGGGCCAAGGCGATGGGGCTCTTCACCGGCCTGGCCGGGCTGTCGGCGGTGCTGGGCCCGGTGATCGGCGCGCTGCTGACCGAGGCAGACCTCGGTGGGCTGGGCTGGCGCTCGATCTTCCTGGTCAACGTCCCGTTCGGTGCACTTGCCATCATCGCGGCAGTGCGCTGGGTGCCGGAATCCGTTGCGGCACAGAGGCCGCGGATCGACCTGCGCGCAGTGGCGGTGCTGGCCGCCGGTCTGCTCGCGGTGCTCTACCCGCTCACCATGGGTCGCGAGCTGGGTTGGCCGGCCTGGGTGTATGCCGCGATGGCTGCGGGTGTCGTGGTGCTGGGGCTCTTCGCCCGTTCACAGGTGCGCTCCGAGCGGGTCGGTCGGGAGCCGCTGGTCGCGCTCGGCCTCTACCGCGGTCGGGGCTTCGCGGCCGGGTCGGCGATGAACTCGTTGCTCTTCATGGCGATGGCGTCCTACTTCCTCTGCCAGACCATCTACCTGCAGGCAGGGCTCGGCTGGTCGGTGCTGAAGGCCGGTCTGGCCGGGGTGCCGTTCGCGCTGACGACGACGGTCTTCGCGGGGGTGGGTGTCGCGGTGCTGGCGCCGCGGATCGGCCGGCGGGTGCTGCAGATCGGGGCGCTCACCTGGGCCGCCGGCGCCGTCGTCCTGGGTGTCGCGGTGCACGGGGCTGACGCCTCGACGTCGGTGTGGACGTTCCTGCCCGGGTTCGTCGTGGCCGGGGCCGGGTTCGGCCTGATGGTGTCGCCGATCGGCGTCTTCACCCTCGCCGACGTGCCGGTCGACAAGGCCGGGTCGGCCTCGGGGCTGTTCAGCACGACCGGTCAGCTGTCCGGGGCCGCCGGGGTCGCGGTGCTGGGGTCGCTGTTCTTCTCCGTGGTCGACGGCCACCAGTCGCCGGTGCCGGTCGAGATGTTCCGGCCCGCGATGGAGGTCGCCCTCGCGGTGCTCGTCGGGCTGATGCTCGTGGCGGCGGTCGTCGCGCGCCAGCTGCCGGCCATGCCGAGCCAGCCCACGGACCACTGA
- a CDS encoding pyridoxal phosphate-dependent aminotransferase — MRRITQSRKLHQVRYDVRGPILVEAQKLEAEGHKILKLNIGNPQPFGFEAPQAILQDMVHHLPNSQGYSDSRGIYSARTAVAHYYQSRGLTDTHVDDVFIGNGVSELISMVLTAFVDDGNEILVPAPDYPLWTGAVTLAGGTPVHYRCDESNGWNPDLADIESKITENTHALVVINPNNPTGAVYSDDIVRGMADIARRHNLVLMSDEIYEKILFADDVNQPVHHHTATFAGDDVLCLTFSGLSKAYRVCGYRAGWVMVSGPKELATDFLEGLTLLANMRMCANVPGQHAIQTALGGYQSIEEYIHPGGRFYEQSKTAWRLLNEIPGVSCVEPHGALYCFPRLDPDVYPIEDDQAFVIDLLRSKKILVTHGTGFNWFEPDHFRLVTLPDVEVLTEAIGRIADFLETQRA, encoded by the coding sequence GTGCGCCGAATCACCCAGTCCCGCAAGCTCCACCAGGTCCGCTACGACGTCCGCGGCCCGATCCTGGTCGAGGCCCAGAAGCTCGAGGCCGAGGGACACAAGATCCTCAAGCTCAACATCGGCAACCCGCAGCCGTTCGGGTTCGAGGCCCCCCAGGCGATCCTCCAGGACATGGTGCACCACCTGCCGAACTCGCAGGGCTACAGCGACTCCCGCGGCATCTACTCCGCGCGCACCGCGGTGGCGCACTACTACCAGTCGCGCGGGCTGACCGACACGCACGTCGACGACGTCTTCATCGGCAACGGTGTCTCCGAGCTGATCTCGATGGTGCTCACCGCCTTCGTCGACGACGGCAACGAGATCCTCGTGCCCGCACCGGACTACCCGCTGTGGACCGGCGCCGTGACCCTCGCCGGCGGGACGCCCGTCCACTACCGCTGCGACGAGTCCAACGGCTGGAACCCCGACCTCGCCGACATCGAGTCGAAGATCACCGAGAACACCCACGCCCTCGTCGTGATCAACCCCAACAACCCCACCGGTGCCGTCTACAGCGACGACATCGTGCGCGGCATGGCCGACATCGCCCGCCGCCACAACCTGGTCCTGATGTCAGACGAGATCTACGAGAAGATCCTCTTCGCCGACGACGTCAACCAGCCCGTCCACCACCACACCGCGACGTTCGCGGGCGACGACGTCCTGTGCCTGACCTTCAGCGGGCTGTCCAAGGCCTACCGGGTCTGCGGCTACCGCGCCGGCTGGGTGATGGTGTCCGGACCCAAGGAGCTCGCCACCGACTTCCTCGAGGGACTGACGCTGCTGGCCAACATGCGCATGTGCGCCAACGTCCCCGGGCAGCACGCGATCCAGACCGCGCTCGGCGGTTACCAGTCGATCGAGGAGTACATCCACCCCGGCGGTCGCTTCTACGAGCAGAGCAAGACCGCGTGGCGGCTGCTCAACGAGATCCCCGGCGTCTCCTGCGTCGAACCGCACGGGGCGCTGTACTGCTTCCCGCGGCTCGACCCGGACGTCTACCCGATCGAGGACGACCAGGCCTTCGTCATCGACCTGTTGCGCAGCAAGAAGATCCTGGTCACCCACGGCACCGGCTTCAACTGGTTCGAGCCCGACCACTTCCGGCTCGTGACGCTGCCCGACGTCGAGGTCCTCACCGAGGCGATCGGGCGGATCGCCGACTTCCTGGAGACGCAGCGCGCCTGA
- a CDS encoding PadR family transcriptional regulator codes for MTLTPLAISALALLNERSMHPYEMYQLLLERHEDRIVRVTPGSLYRTVDRLTADGMAEATGTGREGNRPERTTYAITDAGRTALVARIREILREPVNEFPTFALALAEAHNAPASAVCADLRDHLAVIERELSDIDCLVDKARAREVAEAYWITADYIRHMTVAQQDWINGFISRLEKGDLPWPHPQP; via the coding sequence ATGACGCTCACCCCCCTCGCCATCTCGGCGCTCGCCCTCCTCAACGAGCGGTCGATGCACCCCTACGAGATGTACCAGCTGCTGCTGGAGCGCCACGAGGACCGCATCGTCCGGGTCACCCCCGGGTCGCTGTACCGCACCGTCGACCGGCTCACCGCCGACGGGATGGCCGAGGCCACCGGCACCGGGCGCGAGGGCAACCGCCCCGAGCGCACCACCTACGCCATCACCGATGCCGGACGCACCGCCCTGGTCGCGCGCATCCGCGAGATCCTGCGCGAGCCGGTCAACGAGTTCCCCACCTTCGCGCTCGCCCTCGCCGAGGCGCACAACGCCCCCGCGAGCGCCGTGTGCGCCGACCTGCGCGACCACCTCGCGGTGATCGAGCGCGAGCTCTCCGACATCGACTGCCTCGTCGACAAGGCCAGGGCTCGCGAGGTCGCCGAGGCGTACTGGATCACCGCCGACTACATCCGTCACATGACCGTCGCCCAGCAGGACTGGATCAACGGCTTCATCTCCCGACTCGAGAAAGGCGACCTGCCATGGCCGCACCCACAACCGTGA
- a CDS encoding fluoride efflux transporter FluC, with the protein MSGSGALLVVAGAAVGAPLRFVVDRWARDHTRAGTILGTLVVNLVGSFVLGLVAGVPHPPEWLMPLVGIGFCGALTTFSTLAFETWVFLEERAWKPFAANLALTLGLGLPAVWLGYLLTS; encoded by the coding sequence GTGAGCGGCTCGGGCGCGCTGCTGGTGGTGGCGGGGGCTGCGGTCGGGGCGCCGCTGCGGTTCGTCGTCGACCGGTGGGCCCGCGACCACACGCGAGCCGGCACCATCCTCGGCACGCTGGTGGTCAACCTCGTGGGCTCGTTCGTGCTCGGCCTCGTGGCGGGGGTGCCGCACCCGCCGGAGTGGCTGATGCCGCTGGTGGGCATCGGTTTCTGCGGGGCGCTGACGACGTTCTCGACGCTGGCGTTCGAGACCTGGGTGTTCCTCGAGGAACGCGCTTGGAAGCCATTCGCCGCCAACCTGGCGCTCACGCTGGGCCTCGGCCTCCCTGCCGTCTGGCTCGGCTACCTGCTCACCTCCTGA
- a CDS encoding ATP-binding protein, translating into MTDSSELLASLFPGDDEAASLARATDWAATPLGPPESWGPELCAAIRTVLPSKVPMLLWWGEDLVQVYNDAYRPFLGSKHPGAMGQPGAECWPEIWAEVGPMARKVVESGVANYEQSLLLFLERHGFTEETYWTFSYSPVWSADGAVLGVFVATSDVTAPRIESRRLQTVRELAVLSSAEPAATLAGKVTAALEGNRYTVPFAAVYLPDADRGALVRTADYGLGPANSTLPASIALDGHHPVAKVATSRSGGFHIWDPDELNAEPGPLGPTRPTGGHILPLGDPTRSLEGVVVLGLNPYRPIDDAYLTFVTLLGRQVSALLAEARMGEVERARTTALTALDASKTAFFANVSHEFGTPLTVAFAAVRELRESGLSDEQAQHVDAIARASTRLNRLVEALLDFARAEAGQLVPEPEPVDLAELTTDVLGMFRSAIESAGLALHAEVDDVGLVVTDRETWVKVVGNLVSNAYKFTESGAIRVSLRRIDETVELAVADTGRGIAPEQVDKVFARFHQVVQQPARGVAGTGIGLALVRDLVETQAGRVSLESRLGEGTTVTVTMPVVRHAEGALPPRRAELATGAEGLLPDADVVALPAGSVAAEDAPRLLLVEDHADVRAYLSRLLAADGWSVVAVADAAAAMRTTEAPDIVLCDVMLPGPSGLDLVRMLRADRAWAHVPVVLLTARTGTAEVAEGLAAGADDYVRKPFEPVELAARLRSHLELARGRSEVAVQDAQRAANLESALESNRVIGMAIGVLMSSHRVTSARAFELLRVRSNQTNRKLREVAEEVVLSGELSTP; encoded by the coding sequence ATGACTGATTCCTCGGAGCTGCTCGCATCGCTGTTCCCCGGCGACGACGAGGCAGCCTCCCTCGCCCGTGCCACCGACTGGGCAGCCACCCCGCTCGGCCCGCCCGAGAGCTGGGGACCCGAGCTGTGCGCAGCGATCCGCACCGTCCTGCCGTCGAAGGTGCCGATGCTGCTGTGGTGGGGCGAGGACCTGGTCCAGGTCTACAACGACGCCTACCGCCCGTTCCTCGGGTCCAAGCACCCGGGCGCGATGGGGCAACCCGGTGCCGAGTGCTGGCCGGAGATCTGGGCCGAGGTCGGTCCGATGGCCCGCAAGGTGGTCGAGTCGGGCGTCGCCAACTACGAGCAGAGCCTGCTGCTGTTCCTGGAACGCCACGGCTTCACCGAGGAGACCTACTGGACGTTCTCCTACAGCCCGGTCTGGTCCGCAGACGGTGCCGTGCTGGGGGTCTTCGTCGCGACCAGTGACGTGACCGCGCCGCGCATCGAATCGCGTCGGCTCCAGACCGTGCGCGAGCTCGCGGTCCTCAGCAGTGCCGAGCCCGCCGCCACCCTGGCAGGCAAGGTCACGGCGGCTTTGGAGGGCAACCGCTACACGGTCCCCTTCGCTGCGGTCTACCTCCCGGACGCCGACAGAGGCGCCCTGGTGCGCACCGCCGACTACGGACTGGGCCCGGCCAACTCGACCCTGCCCGCGTCGATCGCCCTCGACGGCCACCACCCCGTCGCGAAGGTGGCGACGTCTCGCTCCGGGGGCTTCCACATCTGGGACCCGGATGAGCTCAACGCCGAGCCGGGGCCGTTGGGGCCGACCCGACCGACCGGCGGACACATCCTCCCCCTCGGTGACCCCACCCGGTCCCTGGAGGGAGTGGTGGTGCTGGGGCTCAATCCCTACCGCCCCATCGACGACGCCTACCTCACCTTCGTCACGTTGTTGGGCCGTCAGGTGTCCGCCCTGCTGGCCGAGGCGCGCATGGGTGAGGTGGAGCGGGCGAGGACCACGGCGCTCACCGCCCTGGACGCGAGCAAGACCGCCTTCTTCGCCAACGTCAGCCACGAGTTCGGCACGCCGTTGACGGTGGCGTTCGCCGCGGTCCGCGAGCTGCGTGAGTCCGGACTGTCTGACGAGCAGGCCCAGCACGTCGACGCGATCGCCCGGGCCTCGACGCGGCTCAACCGCCTCGTCGAGGCGCTCCTGGACTTCGCTCGGGCCGAGGCAGGGCAGCTGGTCCCCGAACCGGAGCCGGTCGACCTGGCCGAGCTGACCACGGACGTCCTCGGCATGTTCCGGAGCGCCATCGAGTCGGCCGGGTTGGCACTGCACGCCGAGGTCGACGACGTGGGGCTCGTCGTCACCGACCGCGAGACGTGGGTCAAGGTGGTCGGCAACCTCGTGTCCAACGCCTACAAGTTCACCGAGTCGGGGGCCATCCGGGTGAGCCTGCGCCGGATCGACGAGACCGTCGAGCTGGCGGTGGCCGACACCGGCCGGGGCATCGCCCCCGAGCAGGTCGACAAGGTCTTCGCGCGCTTCCACCAGGTCGTCCAGCAGCCCGCCCGCGGCGTGGCGGGCACCGGCATCGGCCTCGCGCTCGTGAGGGACCTGGTGGAGACGCAGGCAGGGCGGGTCAGCCTCGAGTCCAGGCTCGGCGAGGGCACGACCGTGACCGTGACCATGCCCGTGGTGCGCCACGCCGAGGGGGCCCTGCCGCCCCGGCGTGCTGAGCTGGCCACGGGGGCCGAGGGGCTGTTGCCCGACGCGGACGTCGTCGCCCTCCCCGCTGGTTCGGTGGCTGCCGAGGACGCGCCACGCCTGCTGTTGGTCGAGGACCACGCCGACGTGCGGGCCTACCTGAGCCGGTTGCTCGCGGCCGACGGCTGGTCGGTCGTGGCCGTCGCCGACGCCGCTGCCGCGATGCGGACGACCGAGGCCCCGGACATCGTGCTGTGTGACGTGATGCTGCCCGGGCCGAGCGGTCTGGACCTGGTCCGCATGCTGCGTGCCGACCGGGCCTGGGCGCACGTCCCCGTCGTCCTGCTCACGGCCCGGACGGGCACCGCCGAGGTCGCCGAAGGGCTCGCCGCCGGCGCCGACGACTACGTGCGCAAGCCGTTCGAGCCGGTCGAGCTCGCGGCGCGGTTGCGCAGCCACCTCGAGCTGGCCCGTGGCCGGAGCGAGGTCGCGGTGCAGGACGCCCAGCGAGCCGCCAATCTCGAGTCCGCGCTCGAGAGCAACCGGGTCATCGGGATGGCGATCGGTGTCCTCATGTCATCGCACCGGGTCACCAGCGCCCGGGCCTTCGAGCTCCTGCGGGTCCGCAGCAACCAGACCAACCGCAAGCTGCGGGAGGTCGCCGAGGAGGTCGTGCTCAGCGGCGAGCTCTCCACTCCCTGA
- a CDS encoding DHA2 family efflux MFS transporter permease subunit, whose translation MAAPTTVRTDLPADYRPWPALWAMVIGFFMILVDSTIVSVATPAIMQGLDSDVNAVIWVTSAYLLAYAVPLLITGRLGDRIGPKYVYLAGLALFTVASLWCGLTSTIAMLIIARVVQGLGASLMTPQTMAVITRTFPAASRGQAMSLWGATAGVAILVGPLLGGLLVDGPGWEWIFFINVPIGVVAFVLAMRLVPRLETHSHTFDWVGVALSAVGMFLLVFGIQEGETYDWGQINGILSVPLLIVAGLVIFGLFIFWQSRIRTEPLVPLGLFRDRNFSLSNIAISSVGFSITGMAFPFMLYAQVVRGLTPTRSALLLVPMAVLSAALAPVAGKLTDRIHPRTITAFGLALCSASLFWLSRVTTVDSKTWLLLLPMALMGVANAFMWAPLAATATRNLPLSSAGAGSGIYNTTRQVGAVLGSAAIAALIEARLTANLPGVPQDMSQRTSGVKLPPQIADGFATAMSQTLLLPAAVLLIGVVAALAFTKPTH comes from the coding sequence ATGGCCGCACCCACAACCGTGAGGACCGACCTCCCCGCCGACTACCGTCCCTGGCCGGCGCTGTGGGCGATGGTGATCGGCTTCTTCATGATCCTGGTCGACTCCACGATCGTGTCGGTGGCGACGCCGGCGATCATGCAGGGCCTCGACTCCGACGTGAACGCCGTCATCTGGGTCACCTCCGCCTACCTGCTCGCGTATGCCGTGCCGTTGCTGATCACCGGCCGGCTCGGCGACCGGATCGGGCCGAAGTACGTCTACCTCGCCGGGCTCGCGCTGTTCACCGTCGCCTCGCTGTGGTGCGGCCTGACCAGCACGATCGCGATGCTGATCATCGCCCGCGTCGTGCAGGGTCTCGGCGCGTCGCTGATGACCCCGCAGACGATGGCCGTCATCACCCGCACCTTCCCGGCTGCCTCGCGCGGCCAGGCGATGTCGCTCTGGGGCGCCACCGCCGGCGTCGCCATCCTGGTCGGGCCGCTCCTGGGTGGGCTGCTCGTGGACGGTCCCGGCTGGGAGTGGATCTTCTTCATCAACGTGCCGATCGGGGTCGTCGCCTTCGTGCTGGCCATGCGCCTGGTGCCCCGGCTCGAGACGCACAGCCACACCTTCGACTGGGTCGGCGTGGCGCTCTCGGCCGTCGGCATGTTCCTGCTGGTCTTCGGCATCCAGGAGGGCGAGACCTACGACTGGGGCCAGATCAACGGCATCCTCTCGGTGCCCCTGCTCATCGTCGCCGGCCTGGTCATCTTCGGCCTCTTCATCTTCTGGCAGAGCCGGATCCGCACCGAGCCGCTGGTGCCGCTGGGACTCTTCCGCGACCGCAACTTCTCGCTGTCCAACATCGCGATCAGCTCGGTCGGCTTCTCGATCACCGGCATGGCCTTCCCGTTCATGCTGTACGCGCAGGTCGTCCGCGGCCTGACCCCGACCAGGTCCGCCCTGCTGCTCGTGCCGATGGCCGTGCTGTCTGCCGCGCTGGCACCCGTCGCAGGCAAGCTGACCGACCGCATCCACCCGCGCACCATCACGGCGTTCGGGCTGGCGCTCTGCTCGGCCTCCCTCTTCTGGCTGAGCCGGGTCACGACGGTCGACAGCAAGACCTGGCTGCTCCTGCTGCCCATGGCGCTCATGGGTGTCGCGAACGCCTTCATGTGGGCCCCGCTGGCCGCGACCGCGACCCGCAACCTGCCGCTGTCATCCGCCGGTGCCGGGTCGGGCATCTACAACACCACCCGCCAGGTCGGCGCCGTGCTGGGCAGCGCCGCCATCGCGGCCCTGATCGAGGCCCGGCTCACCGCGAACCTCCCAGGCGTGCCGCAGGACATGTCGCAGCGCACCTCGGGGGTGAAGCTCCCGCCGCAGATCGCGGACGGCTTCGCCACGGCGATGTCGCAGACCCTGCTGCTCCCCGCCGCAGTGCTGCTGATCGGCGTCGTCGCAGCCCTCGCCTTCACCAAGCCGACCCACTGA
- a CDS encoding VOC family protein, whose amino-acid sequence MNPTWQLTFDCADTSRLVAFWCEALGYVPEPAPDGWDSWLAYWRAAGIPDDELEGAEAGSGAIVDPEGVRPRIWFQEVPEPKSGKNRLHLDVRHTPGREAMEYAARRASIEAEVERLVGLGASIAYRNAPEGADYYAVTLRDPEGNEFCVV is encoded by the coding sequence ATGAACCCCACCTGGCAGCTCACATTCGACTGTGCCGACACCTCACGCCTCGTGGCGTTCTGGTGCGAGGCGCTGGGTTACGTGCCGGAGCCGGCCCCCGACGGCTGGGACTCGTGGCTCGCCTACTGGCGGGCGGCCGGCATCCCGGACGACGAGCTCGAGGGCGCGGAGGCCGGCAGCGGCGCGATCGTCGACCCCGAGGGCGTGCGCCCACGCATCTGGTTCCAGGAGGTGCCCGAACCCAAGTCGGGGAAGAACCGCCTGCACCTCGACGTCAGGCACACGCCCGGGCGCGAGGCGATGGAGTATGCCGCGCGGCGGGCGAGCATCGAGGCCGAGGTCGAGCGGCTGGTCGGACTGGGCGCGAGCATCGCCTACCGCAACGCCCCCGAGGGCGCCGACTACTACGCCGTGACCCTGCGCGACCCCGAGGGCAACGAGTTCTGCGTGGTCTGA
- a CDS encoding helix-turn-helix transcriptional regulator, producing MANTSSRTLRLLSLLQTHRFWAGPELADRLEVSERTLRRDVERLRELGYPVDSVRGVEGGYQLGAGATMPPLTVDEDEAIAMVVALNGAAQLTAGALSEASVSALSKVVQVLPPKLRRRAEALRAVTDDSPFSEAPAVHADVLAAVAQATRDTERIRFTYEARGGQGAGEAVRRHVEPHRLVTVGRRWYLLGYDLDRQDWRSFRLDRLTEPFGTRSRFRPREVPGGDAAAYVRKGLSRNETRVVVRARVQAPAEQVERRTGRWARVTPVDDETCLLEMDAVHPGWAAFGLGVVEAPFTLEQATPEVLDVLRTWSARFAAAADGAR from the coding sequence ATGGCCAACACCAGCTCCCGCACCCTGCGACTGCTCTCGCTGCTCCAGACCCACCGGTTCTGGGCCGGCCCGGAGCTCGCCGACCGGCTCGAGGTCTCCGAGCGCACCCTGCGCCGGGACGTCGAGCGGCTGCGCGAGCTCGGCTACCCCGTCGACTCGGTCCGCGGGGTCGAGGGTGGCTACCAGCTGGGAGCCGGCGCGACGATGCCACCCCTCACGGTCGACGAGGACGAGGCGATCGCGATGGTCGTGGCGCTCAACGGTGCGGCCCAGCTCACCGCCGGCGCGCTGTCCGAGGCGTCGGTCAGCGCGCTGTCCAAGGTGGTGCAGGTGCTGCCACCCAAGCTGCGTCGCAGGGCCGAGGCGCTGCGCGCGGTGACCGACGACTCGCCCTTCTCCGAAGCACCCGCCGTCCACGCGGACGTCCTCGCAGCGGTGGCCCAGGCCACCCGCGACACCGAACGCATCAGGTTCACCTACGAGGCCCGCGGTGGGCAGGGCGCGGGCGAGGCGGTCCGCCGGCACGTCGAGCCCCACCGTCTCGTCACCGTCGGCCGCCGCTGGTACCTCCTCGGCTACGACCTCGACCGCCAGGACTGGCGATCGTTCCGGCTGGACCGGCTGACCGAGCCGTTCGGCACCCGGTCACGCTTCCGGCCGCGTGAGGTGCCGGGAGGTGACGCGGCGGCATACGTGCGAAAGGGACTGTCCCGCAACGAGACCCGCGTCGTGGTGCGCGCCCGGGTGCAGGCGCCGGCAGAGCAGGTCGAGCGCCGCACGGGGCGCTGGGCCCGGGTCACCCCCGTCGACGACGAGACCTGCCTGCTCGAGATGGATGCGGTGCACCCGGGGTGGGCGGCCTTCGGGTTGGGCGTGGTCGAGGCGCCGTTCACGCTCGAGCAGGCGACGCCCGAGGTGCTCGACGTGCTGCGGACGTGGTCGGCCCGCTTCGCCGCCGCCGCCGACGGGGCCCGCTGA
- a CDS encoding fluoride efflux transporter FluC, translated as MDVARRGDAGLLAAVAAGGVLGSLGRYAVGLALPHVAGSFAWSTFLVNVTGSLAMGVLVVWVLSMARPHPWLRPFLGVGVLGGWTTFSSYGLDIHAMVQAGHGLVAAAYLVGSLLVGIAAVGIGITIGERLFGRRA; from the coding sequence ATGGACGTTGCGCGCCGCGGTGACGCCGGGCTGCTCGCGGCCGTCGCCGCGGGTGGCGTGCTCGGTTCCCTCGGCCGGTATGCCGTGGGGCTGGCGCTCCCCCACGTCGCCGGCTCCTTCGCCTGGTCGACCTTTCTCGTCAACGTGACCGGGTCGCTGGCCATGGGGGTGCTCGTGGTCTGGGTGCTCTCGATGGCACGGCCGCACCCGTGGCTGCGCCCCTTCCTCGGGGTCGGGGTGCTCGGCGGTTGGACGACCTTCTCGTCCTACGGGCTCGACATCCACGCGATGGTGCAGGCGGGGCACGGACTGGTCGCCGCGGCATACCTCGTCGGGTCACTGCTCGTGGGTATCGCCGCGGTGGGGATCGGGATCACGATCGGCGAGCGGCTCTTCGGGCGGCGCGCGTGA